In Prunus dulcis chromosome 1, ALMONDv2, whole genome shotgun sequence, the following are encoded in one genomic region:
- the LOC117616243 gene encoding low affinity sulfate transporter 3, with product MGSLPTEVLSVELQQHPHHVEDTTGRVERAQWLLNSPEPPGLWQQLLHGIKSNVFPQGNDYSSKQKTPASRVFSFLRGLFPILSWGRNYKASKFKNDVMAGLTLASLSVPQSIGYANLAKLDPQYGLYTSIVPPLVYSLMGSSRELAIGPVAVVSMLLASLVQKIEDPVANPVAYRKLIFTVTFFAGIFQAAFGIFRLGFLVDFLSHAAIVGFMAGAAIVIGLQQLKGLLGINHFTTNTDVVSVLESVFNSIVHEPWYPLNIVLGCAFLIFLLLTRFIGKRNKKLFWLPAIAPLISVLLSTLIVFLTKADKHGVKIVKHIKGGLNPSSAHQLQLGGPHVGQAAKAGLISAVIALAEAIAVGRSFASIKGYHLDGNKEMIAMGCMNIAGSLTSCYVSTGSFSRTAVNFSAGCETVVSNIVMALTVILSVELLTRLLYFTPIAILASIILSALPGLVDITGAYHIWKVDKLDFLACIGAFFGVLFASAEIGLLVAVSISFAKILVNSLRPGIEVLGRLPGTDIFCNINQYPMATKTPSILIIGINSSLLCFANANSVRERVMRSVTKEENETEDQKEKGRIQHVILDMSNVINVDTSGILALEEIHKKLFSHGIELAMANPRWQVIHRLKVAKLLDIIGGERVFLTVGEAVDACLNPKVAGGSRC from the exons ATGGGTTCTCTGCCAACTGAGGTTTTGAGTGTGGAGCTGCAGCAGCATCCGCATCATGTTGAGGACACTACCGGTCGGGTCGAGAGAGCTCAGTGGTTGCTCAATTCTCCTGAGCCACCAGGTCTATGGCAGCAGCTCCTTCATGGAATCAAAAGCAATGTTTTTCCTCAAGGAAATGACTACTCTTCTAAGCAGAAAACTCCAGCTAGCCGTGTGTTTTCGTTCCTTCGGGGTCTGTTTCCGATTCTTAGCTGGGGAAGGAATTACAAGGCATCAAAGTTTAAAAACGATGTGATGGCCGGCTTAACACTGGCTAGCCTTAGTGTTCCTCAG agtattGGATATGCTAATCTTGCAAAACTTGATCCTCAATATGGCCTGT ACACAAGCATTGTGCCACCTCTGGTTTATTCTCTAATGGGGAGTTCAAGAGAGCTAGCTATTGGGCCAGTGGCTGTGGTTTCCATGCTGCTGGCCTCCTTGGTTCAGAAAATAGAAGATCCTGTGGCCAATCCTGTTGCTTACAGAAAGCTTATCTTCACTGTGACCTTCTTTGCTGGAATTTTCCAAGCTGCTTTTGGAATCTTTAG GTTGGGCTTTCTTGTGGATTTTCTTTCACATGCTGCCATTGTAGGATTCATGGCTGGTGCAGCCATTGTCATTGGTCTCCAACAACTGAAGGGTCTACTTGGGATCAATCACTTCACCACCAACACCGATGTGGTCTCCGTCTTGGAGTCtgttttcaattcaattgttcatgAACCA TGGTACCCTCTGAATATTGTCTTGGGTTGTGCATTCCTGATTTTCCTGCTACTTACCAGGTTTATT GgcaagagaaacaaaaagctCTTCTGGTTGCCAGCTATAGCCCCCCTTATATCAGTTCTATTATCTACTTTGATAGTGTTTTTGACAAAAGCTGATAAGCATGGAGTGAAAATAGTAAAACACATCAAAGGGGGTCTAAATCCAAGTTCAGCTCATCAGTTACAACTCGGTGGCCCACATGTTGGACAAGCAGCCAAAGCAGGACTTATTTCTGCTGTTATTGCTCTTGCT GAGGCCATTGCTGTCGGTCGATCTTTCGCTTCCATCAAAGGGTACCATCTTGATGGGAACAAGGAAATGATAGCCATGGGATGCATGAACATTGCTGGATCTTTAACTTCTTGCTATGTGTCAACTG GTTCATTTTCAAGAACAGCTGTAAATTTTAGTGCAGGTTGTGAAACTGTGGTATCAAATATAGTTATGGCCCTCACTGTAATTTTATCAGTGGAATTGCTTACTAGGCTCTTGTACTTCACTCCCATTGCCATCCTTGCTTCAATCATCCTATCAGCTCTTCCTGGACTTGTTGATATAACTGGAGCTTACCACATTTGGAAGGTTGACAAATTAGACTTCCTTGCTTGCATTGGTGCATTCTTTGGGGTCTTGTTTGCATCAGCAGAGATTGGTCTTCTTGTTGCG GTCAGCATCTCCTTTGCAAAGATATTGGTGAATTCACTTAGACCTGGCATAGAAGTTCTAGGGAGACTTCCAGGAACAGACATCTTTTGTAACATCAATCAGTACCCCATGGCCACAAAAACTCCAAGCATCTTGATAATTGGCATCAACTCTTCTCTGCTTTGTTTTGCTAATGCTAACTCTGTGAGAGAAAG GGTAATGAGGTCGGTGACGAAAGAAGAGAATGAGACTGAAGAtcagaaagaaaagggaagaaTTCAACATGTAATCCTTGACATGTCTA ATGTGATAAATGTCGACACTTCGGGAATTCTTGCACTAGAAGAAATACACAAGAAGTTGTTTTCGCATGGCATAGAA